A window of the Lolium perenne isolate Kyuss_39 chromosome 7, Kyuss_2.0, whole genome shotgun sequence genome harbors these coding sequences:
- the LOC127314565 gene encoding alpha-1,3-mannosyl-glycoprotein 2-beta-N-acetylglucosaminyltransferase isoform X1, which yields MARSPCDLRFLLLAAAVAFIYIQVRLFASQSHHAERLAEAEKSGSRCTSQLRSMIDQVSMQQEKIAALEEMKIRQDEEHVQLKILIQDLEKRSLQTLVNKNVQVPVAAVVIMACNRPDYLQRTVESILKYQKTVASKFPLFISQDGTNGEVKKKALSYTQITFMQHVDLEPVRTERPGELTAYYKIAKHYKWALDALFIKHNFDRVIILEDDMEIAPDFFDYFEAAAKLLDNDKTIMAVSSWNDNGQKQFVHDPKALYRSDFFPGLGWMLTKPTWMELSPKWPKAYWDDWVRLKEVHGDRQFIRPEVCRTYNFGEHGSSMGQFFQQYLEPIKLNDVHIDWNSEDLSYLKEDKFLIQFGEEVASATPLHRSDALLKAHNMNVDVRIQYDDQGDFERIARHFGIFEEWKDGVPRAAYKGVVVFRYKSSPRRIYLVGPDSLHQLGANKG from the exons ATGGCTCGTAGCCCCTGCgacctccggttcctcctcctcgccgccgccgtggCCTTCATCTACATCCAG GTGCGGCTCTTTGCTAGCCAGTCTCATCACGCCGAACGCCTCGCGGAAGCA GAAAAGTCAGGGAGCAGATGCACCAGCCAGCTGCGATCCATGATCGATCAGGTCAGCATGCAGCAGGAGAAGATTGCTGCACTAGAAG AGATGAAGATACGCCAAGACGAGGAGCATGTGCAGCTCAAGATTTTAATTCAAGACCTTGAAA AAAGGAGTTTGCAGACCTTAGTAAACAAGAATGTG CAGGTTCCTGTGGCCGCTGTTGTGATAATGGCTTGCAATCGGCCAGATTATTTGCAGAGGACAGTTGAATCTATCCTGAA GTACCAGAAAACAGTTGCTTCTAAGTTTCCACTATTTATATCTCAG GATGGAACAAATGGAGAAGTAAAAAAGAAAGCTTTGAGTTACACTCAAATAACATTTATGCAG CATGTCGATCTTGAACCTGTGCGCACAGAAAGACCAGGAGAGTTGACAGCATATTACAAGATAGCTA AACACTATAAGTGGGCCTTGGATGCACTATTCATTAAGCATAATTTTGATCGAGTAATCATTCTGGAAG ATGACATGGAGATCGCCCCAGATTTCTTCGACTACTTCGAGGCTGCAGCGAAACTACTGGATAATGACAA GACGATAATGGCTGTTTCTTCTTGGAATGACAATGGGCAAAAGCAGTTCGTTCATGATCCGA AAGCTCTTTACCGTTCGGACTTCTTTCCTGGGCTTGGATGGATGTTAacaaagccaacatggatggagctgTCACCGAAGTGGCCTAAAG CTTATTGGGATGATTGGGTGAGGCTAAAGGAGGTACATGGAGATCGGCAATTTATTCGGCCAGAAGTGTGCAGAACATACAATTTCGGCGAGCAT GGATCAAGCATGGGACAATTCTTCCAGCAATATCTGGAAccaatcaagttaaatgatgttcAT ATTGATTGGAACTCCGAGGACCTGAGCTACCTCAAGGAG GACAAGTTCTTGATCCAATTTGGGGAAGAAGTGGCTAGTGCCACACCTTTGCACAGATCCGATGCTCTGTTGAAGGCCCACAATATGAATGTGGATGTCAGGATTCAGTACGACGACCAGGGAGATTTTGAGCGTATAGCTCGCCATTTTGGGATATTTGAAGAGTGGAAG GATGGTGTTCCGCGGGCAGCTTACAAAGGAGTAGTGGTGTTTCGGTACAAGAGCAGCCCAAGACGAATATACCTGGTTGGCCCCGACTCTCTTCATCAGCTTGGGGCTAATAAGGGCTGA
- the LOC127314565 gene encoding alpha-1,3-mannosyl-glycoprotein 2-beta-N-acetylglucosaminyltransferase isoform X2, with the protein MARSPCDLRFLLLAAAVAFIYIQVRLFASQSHHAERLAEAEKSGSRCTSQLRSMIDQVSMQQEKIAALEEMKIRQDEEHVQLKILIQDLEKRSLQTLVNKNVVPVAAVVIMACNRPDYLQRTVESILKYQKTVASKFPLFISQDGTNGEVKKKALSYTQITFMQHVDLEPVRTERPGELTAYYKIAKHYKWALDALFIKHNFDRVIILEDDMEIAPDFFDYFEAAAKLLDNDKTIMAVSSWNDNGQKQFVHDPKALYRSDFFPGLGWMLTKPTWMELSPKWPKAYWDDWVRLKEVHGDRQFIRPEVCRTYNFGEHGSSMGQFFQQYLEPIKLNDVHIDWNSEDLSYLKEDKFLIQFGEEVASATPLHRSDALLKAHNMNVDVRIQYDDQGDFERIARHFGIFEEWKDGVPRAAYKGVVVFRYKSSPRRIYLVGPDSLHQLGANKG; encoded by the exons ATGGCTCGTAGCCCCTGCgacctccggttcctcctcctcgccgccgccgtggCCTTCATCTACATCCAG GTGCGGCTCTTTGCTAGCCAGTCTCATCACGCCGAACGCCTCGCGGAAGCA GAAAAGTCAGGGAGCAGATGCACCAGCCAGCTGCGATCCATGATCGATCAGGTCAGCATGCAGCAGGAGAAGATTGCTGCACTAGAAG AGATGAAGATACGCCAAGACGAGGAGCATGTGCAGCTCAAGATTTTAATTCAAGACCTTGAAA AAAGGAGTTTGCAGACCTTAGTAAACAAGAATGTG GTTCCTGTGGCCGCTGTTGTGATAATGGCTTGCAATCGGCCAGATTATTTGCAGAGGACAGTTGAATCTATCCTGAA GTACCAGAAAACAGTTGCTTCTAAGTTTCCACTATTTATATCTCAG GATGGAACAAATGGAGAAGTAAAAAAGAAAGCTTTGAGTTACACTCAAATAACATTTATGCAG CATGTCGATCTTGAACCTGTGCGCACAGAAAGACCAGGAGAGTTGACAGCATATTACAAGATAGCTA AACACTATAAGTGGGCCTTGGATGCACTATTCATTAAGCATAATTTTGATCGAGTAATCATTCTGGAAG ATGACATGGAGATCGCCCCAGATTTCTTCGACTACTTCGAGGCTGCAGCGAAACTACTGGATAATGACAA GACGATAATGGCTGTTTCTTCTTGGAATGACAATGGGCAAAAGCAGTTCGTTCATGATCCGA AAGCTCTTTACCGTTCGGACTTCTTTCCTGGGCTTGGATGGATGTTAacaaagccaacatggatggagctgTCACCGAAGTGGCCTAAAG CTTATTGGGATGATTGGGTGAGGCTAAAGGAGGTACATGGAGATCGGCAATTTATTCGGCCAGAAGTGTGCAGAACATACAATTTCGGCGAGCAT GGATCAAGCATGGGACAATTCTTCCAGCAATATCTGGAAccaatcaagttaaatgatgttcAT ATTGATTGGAACTCCGAGGACCTGAGCTACCTCAAGGAG GACAAGTTCTTGATCCAATTTGGGGAAGAAGTGGCTAGTGCCACACCTTTGCACAGATCCGATGCTCTGTTGAAGGCCCACAATATGAATGTGGATGTCAGGATTCAGTACGACGACCAGGGAGATTTTGAGCGTATAGCTCGCCATTTTGGGATATTTGAAGAGTGGAAG GATGGTGTTCCGCGGGCAGCTTACAAAGGAGTAGTGGTGTTTCGGTACAAGAGCAGCCCAAGACGAATATACCTGGTTGGCCCCGACTCTCTTCATCAGCTTGGGGCTAATAAGGGCTGA
- the LOC127314564 gene encoding zinc transporter 4 — protein MDASRALLLLLCLALPLVAPAAAGCDCGANAADAAAAEEDASGALRLKFVAIASILAAGAAGVLVPVLGRRSAALRPDGDVFFAVKAFAAGVILATGMVHILPAAFDALGSPCAGARGGFPFAGLIAMAAAMVTMMVDSLAAGYYTRSHFKKPRPVDDDASNLRAAAAGDEEHAGHLHVHTHATHGHAHGQAHSHGHGGPDAASSPEDASAAETIRHRVVSQVLELGILVHSVIIGVSLGASLRPTTIRPLVGALSFHQFFEGIGLGGCIVQAKFKAKATVLMATFFSFTAPIGIALGIAITTSYSKHNSVALVVEGVFNSAAAGILIYMALVDLLASDFNNPKLQTNTKLQLATYFALFMGAGLMSLLAKWA, from the exons ATGGACGCCTCGCGAgccctcctcctgctcctctgcCTCGCGCTCCCGCTCGTCGCGCCGGCGGCCGCGGGGTGCGACTGCGGCGCCAATGCggcggacgccgccgccgcggaggAGGACGCGAGCGGGGCGCTGCGGCTCAAGTTCGTGGCCATCGCGTCCATCCTGGCGGCCGGGGCCGCGGGGGTGCTGGTGCCCGTGCTGGGCCGCCGCTCCGCCGCGCTGCGCCCCGACGGCGACGTCTTCTTCGCCGTCAAGGCCTTCGCCGCGGGCGTCATCCTCGCCACCGGCATGGTGCACATCCTGCCcgccgccttcgacgcgctcGGCTCGCCCTGCGCCGGCGCCAGGGGAGGGTTCCCGTTCGCCGGCCTcatcgccatggccgccgccatggtcaccatgATGGTCGACTCCCTCGCCGCAGGGTACTACACCCGCTCGCACTTCAAGAAGCCGcgccccgtcgacgacgacgcctccaacctccgcgccgccgccgccggggacGAGGAGCACGCGGGCCACCTCCACGTGCACACGCACGCCACGCACGGCCACGCGCACGGACAAGCGCATTCGCACGGGCACGGCGGCCCGGATGCCGCCAGCTCGCCGGAAGATGCCTCGGCCGCCGAAACCATCCGTCACAGAGTGGTCTCTCAG GTCCTGGAGCTGGGGATCTTGGTGCACTCTGTGATCATTGGGGTGTCCTTGGGCGCGTCGCTGAGGCCGACGACCATCAGGCCTCTCGTCGGCGCCCTCAGCTTCCATCAGTTCTTCGAGGGCATTGGGCTCGGCGGTTGCATTGTTCAG GCAAAATTCAAGGCGAAAGCAACCGTGCTCATGGCGACCTTCTTCTCCTTCACCGCTCCCATAGGCATCGCACTCGGGATCGCCATCACAACCAGCTATAGCAAGCACAACTCGGTCGCGCTAGTCGTCGAGGGGGTCTTCAACTCGGCCGCGGCAGGGATTTTGATCTACATGGCCCTGGTGGATCTGCTAGCTTCAGATTTCAACAACCCGAAGCTGCAGACGAATACAAAGCTTCAGCTGGCAACCTACTTCGCCCTTTTCATGGGCGCGGGGCTGATGTCCCTGCTTGCCAAATGGGCATAA